In the Sandaracinus amylolyticus genome, GCGATGCTCGAGCGTCCGAGCGCGGCCGATCCCGACAAGCGCTCGCGCTGGGTGCGTCTCATCCGCACCACGATCGACGAAGGGCGCAACGTGCTCGCGGGCCTGCGCACGCTGAGCTTCATCTCGTATCGCAGCCCGCGCTTCTCGCCGGTGGAGCTGCACGGCGTGGTGTCGCGCGCGCTCGACGTGGCGCGGCTCGCGCGACCGGACGCCGGCGCGATCGAGCTCGCGGCCGACGTGCCGCGTGGCCTCTCCGTGCCCGCGAGCGAGAGCGATCTGGTGCGCGCGCTCGTGAACGTGCTGGTGAACGCGATCGACGCGACGTCGGTCGGCGGTCGTGTCGACGTGACGGCGCGCGTCGAGGACGCGTGCGTGCGGCTCGCGATCCGCGACACCGGCGTCGGCATCCCGCTCGAGGATCACGAGCGCATCTTCGACATGTACTTCACGACCAAGGGCGCGCGCGGATCGGGCATGGGCCTCGCGCTCGCGCGCGAGGTCGTCCACCTGCACCGCGGCGACATCCTCCTCGAGAGCGCTCCGGGCGCGGGCTCGACGTTCACCGTCGTGCTCCCGCTCGCGCACGACGAGGCGGGCACGTCGTCGCGCCCACGTGAGGGCGCGGCCCTCGAGGAGGCACGATCGTGAGCGAGCAGCCGTCCGTCCTCGTCGTCGACGACAACCGCTTCATCCAGGAGAGCCTGCCCGCGCTCCTCGAGGAAGAGGGCTATCGCGTGACCGTCGCGATCAACGGCGAGGACGGCTTCCGGCGGGTGTGCACGCAGGCGATCGATCTCGTGATCACCGACGTCGCGATGCCCGACGTCGACGGTGTCGAGCTCATCCGGCTGATGCGGCTCGATCCGTTCTTCCAGCGCGTGCCGATCGTCGCGATGACCGCGTACGGCGGCCGCCGCATGCAGGAGGCGAAGGACGCGGGCGCCGACGTGTGCTTCGAGAAGCCGATCGATCACCCGCTGCTGCTCGACACGGTCGCGCGGCTCACGCGCGCGGCGTCGCGCTGACCTGCCTCGCCATGTCGAGGATCACCCGCGCGACGAGCGCGGGATCGTCGAAGTGCGGGCAGTGCCCGACCGCATCGGGCTCCTCGATGCGCGCGTGACGCGGCAGGTGCTCGCGGAAGTACGCGAGGTCGCTCGCGGGCAGCAGCCGCTCCGAGCAGCCCCACACCAGCGTCACCGGCATCGCGAGCGCGGCGAGCTCTTCGGGGGTCGCCGCTTGATCGGGCCTCGCGCCCGCGAGCAGGCCCTGCACCACCGGGCTCCCCATGCGCGCGCGGATGCCGCTCGCGAAGAGCGACGTGAGCGGCGGCGTGCGGTGGTAGACGCGCGCGACGAACGCGTGCGCGTCCGCGGTCGTCGGCATGTGGAACGCGCGGCGCACGTCGGCGAGCTCGTCGTCGTTCATGCGCGCGCCGGCGGGTGAGAGGAGCACGAGGCCGTGGACCTTCTCCGGTCGATCGCGCGCGTAGCGCAGCACGATCGCGCCGCCGAGCGAGTTGCCGCAGAGGATCACCGGCTCGTCGATCACGCGATCGAGCACGTCGCGCATCACGTCGAGCAACGTGTCCGGCGTGAGCGCGCCGCGGGGCGGACCGCTGAAGCCGTGACCCGGCAGCTCGGGCGCGACGACGCGGCGCACGTGGGGGAGCAGCCGCGCGAGCACCGGCCCGAAGGGCGCGCCCGCCGAGCCGATCCCGTGCACCACGACGACCGGCGGCAGCGTCCCCGCGCCGCGCCCTTCGTACACGTTCACGCGCCCGACGGGCGTGTCGATCACGCGGCCGCGGATGCCACGCGCGCGGAGCGCGGCGCGCGCGAGACGCTCGGCGATCGGAAGGAAGACCATGCGCCGGAGCGTACTCGACGTTCAGTTCGTCATGTCCCGACAGACGCCGCCCGTGCACGCGTAGCGATCGTGCAGGCAGTCGAGGTCGGTCTCGCAGTCGACGGTCGCGCACGACGGGGAGTCGGTGCAGGTGACGACGCTCGTGGGATCGGCGTCGCAGGTCGCGGTGTAGCTGATGTCGAAGCGGTCGACGGTGCACGAGCGGCCGGCGCTGTCGGTGTACGAGCGAACGTCGGTCCCGTCGGCCACGTCGCAGCCGGCGCTCGCGGTCGCGAGGACGAGGGTGGCGAGGAGCCCATGAGCACCTCCTCGGATCGAGTGGAAAGGCGACCGGCCTCTGTCCACGAGCTGTTCCAGCGGAATTGTCTGCGACAAGTGCAGCGCGAACCGACCGAGGTTGGGTGCGGGAGCCAACACCCGTAGGCGGTCGAGGCCACGGTCGGAGGCGCGCAATCACGGACGTTCGGCCCAACCTCGGTCGGCTTCCGGAGCCCCCGAAACCCAACGTCGGTCGGCAAAACCTGTGAGAAAACCACGTCCTCGACGCGCGATGGCTCGCGCCGCGATCACCGGCGACCCGATCCGCCACCGCTCCGCACTTCGTTTCCGCGACGTTTCGCGGTTCTGCGCGGATGTACGCAGTGGTACGTGCTCTGCTACGCGGCGCGGCCCGGAGGGTTCTTTCGCTCATGACTCGCTCGTTCGTTCGCGCGCAACTCGCGCTTTCGCTCGCCGGCCTCGCGCTCGCGGGCTGCATGATGGACTCGGCCGCCAAGGTCCCCGCCGACGGCGCGGAGCCCGCGCTCGACGTCGCGTCGCTCGGTGCCGCCGACTCGGCCCGCTCGATCCCGGCCGCGCCCTGGTGCCAGCTGGTCGAGGGCGAGCTCACGCAGGCGCGCCCCACCGCGCTCTTCACCTTCGAGGGTGGCTGTGACGACACCTTCATCGACCTCGCGAACCGCGACGGTCGCGATCTCTTCGTCGCGCTCTACGAGGAGCGCGATGGCCGCTGGGCGCTCGTCGCGCGCAACGACGACTGCAGCGCGGACACGTTCAACGCGTGCCTCTCGACCTCGACGCGCGCGGGCGTGCGCTACCTCGTGATGGCCACCTCGTACTCGTACGCGGTCCGCAACCGCCCCGCGGCGATGTCGTTCCACCTCACGGTCTCGTGCAACGGCGCGGACGGCGAGTGCGTGGTGCCCGGCGAGGAGCCGACGGCGCAGGCGTGCGGCAGCCGCGGCCTGCCCGAGTGCCCCGAGGGCTTCTTCTGCGCGTTCGAGGCGGGCTCGATGTGCGGCGCCGACGATCGCGGTGGCGTCTGCGCGCGCCGTCCCGACGCGTGCATCGCGCTCTACGATCCCGTCTGCGGCTGCGACGGCCACACCTACGGCAACGCGTGCAACGCGGCGTCGGCGGGCGTCAGCGTGGCGCACGACGGCGAGTGCCCCGCGCCGGGCGGCGAGGGCGAGCCCTGCGGCGCGCGCCTCGGCGACACCTGCGACGAGGGCTTCTACTGCGCGTTCGCGCCCGAGGCGATCTGCGGTCGCGCCGACGCGACCGGCACCTGCGCGCCGCGTCCCGACGCGTGCATCGCGCTCTACGATCCCGTCTGCGGCTGCGACGGACGCACCTACGGCAACGCGTGCAACGCGGCGTCGAACGGCGTGAGCGTCGATCACGACGGTGAGTGCGCGCGCGCGGGCCAGGGCGAGGGCGAGACCTGCGGCGGCATCGCGGCGCTCGAGTGCGCCTCGGGCCTCGCGTGCGACTACTCGGCGAGCGGCTGCAACATCGCGGACGTCGCGGGCGTGTGCGTCGTCGACGAGCCGCGCGCGTGCACGCGCGAGTACCGCCCGGTCTGCGGCTGCGACGGCAACACGTACTCGAACGACTGCGTGCGCCGCGCGGCGTACGTCGGCCTCGCGCACACCGGCGCCTGCCGCTGAGCTGAGCTTGCGGAAGGGGTCATGGATGACCCCTTCCCCCGCCCGGCGGAGCCGGATCGGGGCCCCCATCCCTGAACGCTGCGCGCGGGGCCCCAACCCCGCTTGCTCCGCACGGCGGCTCTCGTCTCGAAGACATGCGACGTGCGCCCGCTCGACCTCGTGTCGGGCGGGCGCTTCGTCGTTCCGTCGCCTGGACCTTGCGGCACGAGCTCGCCGCTCCAGAGTCGCGCGCATGACCATCGAGCTCTATCGGTTCCCCTACAGCTGCTACGCGAGGAAGGTCCAAGCCGCGCTCGAGCTCGCGCGCGTGCCGTTCACCATCGTCGACGTGCCCTACCTCGATCGCGACGTGATGACGAAGGTCGCGCCGGGCTATCCGATGGTCCCGGTGCTGCGCCACGGCAGCGACGTGATCACAGGCTCGCGCGAGATCCTCGAGGCGCTCGTGCAGCGCGAGCCCGCGGTCGCGGCGCTGGTGCCCGACGGGCGCGAGGCCGTGGTGTGGGCCTATCACGACTTCGTCGACTCGACGCTCGAGATCCCGATGTTCCAGGCCGCGACGCCGGGGATCCGCGCGCGCTTCGCGACCCACAACGAGCGGCTCTTCTTCACGTTCATCAAGGAGCGCCGCTGGGGCGCGGGGTGCGTGGACCGCTGGGCGCGCGAGCAGAGCGCGCTGCTCGAGAGCGCGCGCACGATGCTCGCACCGACGCGCGCGTCGCTGCGCCGTCATCCGTTCGTCGCGGGCGAGACGCCGACCCTCGCCGACACCGCGCTCTACGGCCACCTCGCGATGCTCGCATACGCCGATCGCGCGCTCGTCGCCTCGCTCGGCGAGGAGATCGTCGCGTTCACCGCGCGTCTGCAGGCGCTCGGAGTCGCGCCCCCGGCGTGATCAGCGGCGCGTGCCGTGGAGCACGACCGGACAGAGCGTCTCACGCAGCGCCACGACCGCATCGCCGCCGGTGGTGCGGTCGTAGCAGGTGGCTTGCGACACCGAATAGCTGGTCACACCCGCCGCGATCGGATCCGACGCGAGCGCGACGTCGTGGATGCGCGGCGTCGCGTTGCCGCCGCCGGGCATCACTGCGGTGATCGCGAAGAGCCCTTCGCCTCGCACCAGCTCGTGGGAGAAGCCGAGCTCCGACGAGCCGCCCTGGGTCCGATCGAGCACCACGATCACGCCACCACTCGCGAGGAACGCGCGCAGGTGCGGGTGCCACGCCTCGGCGATCGTCTGCATGCGCGCGCGCTCCGCCGACTGCGCGTACACGAGCAGCACGTCGACGTCGTCGAGCGCATTCTCGAGCTCGAGCCACGACGTGAGCTCCGTGAACGTCACGTCGCGACCGGTGGCGTTCATCACACCCTCGCGGATCCGCGGGCGCAGCATCGCCACCGCGTCCCAGCCGGTGTGCTCGTCGTAGTCGAGCACGCGGATCGTGCCGCTCCCGGGCGCGAGCGCGACCGAGTTGCTCAGCAGGCGATCGCCCTGGGTGAACGCCTGGAGCAGGTCGTGACCGATCAGCACGAGGTGACCGGTGCCGCGTGTGCCCGCGTCGTCGGCCACGGTGGCGTCGGGCGTCTCGCTCTGCGCGTCGGGCTCGTCGCCCTGCGCATCGGGCGGGTGGCTCTGCGCATCGGGCTCGTCGGTCGATGCGTCGAGGCCGGCATCCACGCCGTCGTTGCCGCACATGCACGCGCCGAACGCGCCGTCGGTGCAGACCTGCGCGCCCGCGCGTCCATCGGTGCACGCGCACGCGACGCTGAGCCCATCGGTGCACTCGCTCGACTCCGCGCAGGCCCACGCCAAGCACGCGAGCACGCACGCTGCGAACACGTTCCTCGTCACGCGCATGGCGTGATGCTCGGAGGAGCGCGTGAGCGCGTCAAACCCCCGAAGGGGTGATGCGCGCGCTCATCCCGCGCGGAGGAGCGAGCCGCTCCGCTCGCGGCCGAGCGTCTCGAGCGGAGCGCCGTCGCGCACCACCTCGCGCCCTCCGACCACGACGCTGCGCACCGCGCGATCGTTGCGGCGCACCAGGCGCGAGAGCCCGTCGAAGCCCGGCATCTCGACCTCGACGATGCGATCGACCTCGCTCGTGAGGCCCTCGGGATCGATCACCACGAGATCGGCGCGCGCCTTCTCCGCGATGTGTCCCGCGTCGATGCCGAGCCAGCTCGCGAGCTCGCCGGTGAGCCGATGGATCGCGCGCTCGATCGGCATCACCCGCTCGTCCTTCGCCATGCGCAGGAGGCGCAGCGGGAAGTTGTAGTGCGCCATGTTGCGGAGGTGCGCGCCCGCGTCGCTGAAGCCGATCAGCACGGCAGGGTGGGCGACGATCCAGCGCAGCCACTCCGGTCGATCGTTGCCGATCACCGTGTACCAGCGCAGCGCGCGTCCGTGCTCCGCGACGAGATCGAGCAGCGCGTCGATCGGGTCCACACCACGCTCGCGCGCGACCTGCGCGATGCTCTTGCCGACGAGCGCGCGGTCGCCCGGGCACTCCTGGATCTCGGTGTCGTCGAGATCGCGGTGATAGGCGCGACCGAGCAGCCAGCTGCCCCACTCGCGCCGGAACCGACGTCGGAACGCGGGCTCGCGCAGCAGCCGCGCGCGCGCTTCGTCGTCGCGCTCGTGGAGCGCCGCGGTGCCCGCGCCGATCTCCTCGAAGATCGGCGCCTCCATCCCGTCGACCCAGAGGTCGAACACGTTGGGCAGCGACTGGAAGCGCAGATCGGCGCCGAGGAAGCGATTGACCAGCGAGGCCATGAAGCCCGCGGCGCGGAACGGAAGGCGAGCGGCCTTCGCGTCCATCATCGTGATCAGCAACGTCTTGAGCCCGGGGCGCGTCACGCCGAGCGACTCGAGGAAGAAGAGCAGCACGTTCACCTTCGTGCTGACGTTGGGTACGCCCTGGAGGATGCGACCGCGCGCGCGGAGCTGACGCGCGAGGCGGCGGTACTCGCTCCACGTCGCGAACACCGAGGGAGTGGGGCGCGATCGCAGATCGCCGTCGCCGTCCATCTTGTCCCAGGTGAGCGTGTTGATGCTGAGCCCCAGATAGCCGGCGTCGAGCGCTTCGCCGAGCAGCGCTTCCATGCGCGCGAGCTCGGGCTCGGTGGGGCGCGCGCCCTTCGTGAGCGAGCGCGGCAGGCCCATCGCGGCCGCGCGGATCGCGCTGTGTCCGAGCAGCGCCGCGACGTTGGGGCCGAGCGGGAGCGACGCGAGGTGATCGAAGTACGCGGCGGGGCCGTCCCACGTCTTCACCCTCTCGAGCATCGGCTTCACGGTCGCGCGCGGGATGCCCTCGACGCGGCAGAACATGTCGGCGAGATCGACGGGATCGCCCACCGCCATCGAGAGCCCGCACGAGCCCATCACGACGGTGGTCACGCCGTGACGCACCGACTCGGGCAGCCCGGGCAACAGCTCGACCTCCGCGTCGTAGTGCGTGTGCACGTCGACGAAGCCCGGGCTGATCCATGCACCGGATGCATCGATGACGCGCGCATCATGCACGCGCTGCATGGGTGGCAGGATCGCCGCGATGTGCCCGTCCTCGACGACGACGTCGGCAGGACGGCCGGGGGCGCCGGTTCCGTCGAAGAGGGTGCCGTTCTGGACGTGGAGACGCTCGGCCATCCCGGGCAGGATACTCGTACCTCCGCCCGGAGCTTCGTTCCGGGGCGCAGTGCTAGCGCGCGATCTCCACGCCACGCGGCGCGTGCGGAGGAGGGCGCATCGCATGGCGCGGCACGGCGGCGGAGCGGCCCGAGAGCCGCTCGAACTCGCGCACGTCGTGCGAGCAGGTGATCTCGACGCCCTCGTCGCGCGCCACGAGGTCGCGCAGGCGTCGCTGGTTCGCGAGGCGCGCCCGTCGATCCTTCTCCATCATCCACTGGTACGCGCGCAGGCCGGGCGGACAGCGCGGGCGCTTGGGATCCATCTCGGCGTGGAAGAAGTACGCGTCGCCGGCCTGCATCAGCCAGCCCTCGCCGCGTCGCACCGCGACGCCGGCGTGGCCGAGCGTGTGGCCGATCAGCGGCACCATCACGACGTCGTCGGGCACACCGTCGAGGGCGAGCACGCGCTCGAAGCCGTGCCATCGCTCGCCCGCGCTCGCGCGGTAGGTGCGCCACGAGCCCGAGGTGCTCCACTGCTGCGGTCGATAACGTTGGCGATCGAGCCACGTGCGCTGCGCCATCGCGCTCTCGCGCTCGCTCTCGAGCAGGTGCACCGTCGCCCACGGGAAGTCGTCGAGGCCGCCCGCGTGATCGAAGTCGAGGTGCGTCATCACGATGTGCCGCACGTCGCGAGGCTCGAAGCCGAGCCGCTCGACCTGGCGGATCGCGGTGAGCTCGTCGCGGAAGTCGGGCGCGAGCAGCGCGAGGAAGAGCTTGGACAGGCGGCTCTCGGGATCGGCGACGTCGCGCAGGCCGAAGCCGGTGTCGACGAGCACGAGCTCGCGTCCTGCTTCGATCAGCAGGCAGTGACACACGAAGCGCCCGCGGCGCACGATCGACTCGGTGCGGCCATCGAAGATCCAGCCGCCGAGCGGACAGCTCGAGACGCAGTTCAGGTGATGGATGCGCACGGTGCCGCATGGCAGCACGCCGCATACCCGTGCAGGTCGCGCGCGACGCCTTCGATCACGCGTCGCTGCGAGCGAGGCGCTCGATCCCGTCGCGCGTCACCCGCGTGGCGGGCCGCTACTTGTACTCGATGAGCCCGCTTCGCCGGCCGCGTGCTCGGCCGAGGTGGTACTTGAGCGCGCCCTGCAGCTCTGCGAAGCGGCCGACCGAGACCGACACTGCGTAGGCGGCCGAGTCGGCGCGCGATCGACCTCGCGCCCGGGTCGATTTGTAGATGCGCGACGCGCTCACCGGGTACGCGGCGAGCAGCGCGAGGCTCGCGCCGAGCGTGGGCACCGCCGCGCCGACGGCGATGCCGGGCACGACCGCACCCCAGAAGAAGATGCGACGCGTCTCCTGCACCCAGTGTCGCTGCTCGGACGCGCCGTGGAGCGCGGCCCCTTCGGCGAACGCGTGCCCGGCGCGCACCGTCCGCTTCCACCACTGCGAGACGTGGGTCATCGCCGCGTCGTGCAGCGTCATCTCGGCGTCGAGGCGCTCGATGCGATGTCCCGCGCGGCGCAGCCGCACGCAGAGCTCGGGCTCCTCACCGGCGATCAGCGATCCGTCGAAGCCGCCGACCTCGACGAACGCGTCGATGCGCATCATCGCGTCGCCGCCGCACGCCGATGCCTCACCGACCGGCGTGTCCCACTCGACGTCGATGATGCGGTTCCAGACGCTCGCGTCCTTGAAGCGCTCGCGACGGCGGCCGCACACGACGGCGAGCGATCGATCCTGCTCGAGGCGCGCGCGCGCGGTCTCGAGCCAGCCCTCGACCACCTCGCAGTCGCCGTCGACGAACTGCACGTAGCGGAGCTCGGGCGCGATCTCGCGCAGGCGCGCGAAGCCCTCGTTGCGGGCGCGCGCCGCGGTGAAGGGGATCGAGAGGTCGAGCTCGACCACGTCGGCGCCGAGCTCCCTCGCGCGCGCCGCGCTCCCGTCGGTCGACGCGGAGTCGACGTAGACGACGTGCGCCACGCGCCCCGCGAGCGAGCGCAGGCAGCGCACCAGACGATCTCCCTCGTTGCGACCGATCGCGACGCACCCGACGTCGCTCGCCCTGGCATCGTGTGGAGGCACGGCGCGAGGATGCCGCAGGCGCGGAGGGCGCGCCAAGCGCGAGCTCAGCGCGTGCGACGCGGCGCCATCTCGGAGATCACGCGGGCGACGGTGGCGGGATCGGTGGGCTTCGCGAGGTGCGTCTGGAAGCCCGCCTCGCGCGCGCGCCACGCGTCCTCGGGGCGCGCGAACGCGGTCATCGCGATCGCGGGGACGCTGCCTCCGCCGAGCGTCGGTCGCGCTCGCACCGCGCGCAGGAAGCCGTAGCCGTCGAGCACCGGCATCGCGACGTCGCTGACGATCACGTCGGGCACCGCGCGATCGAGCGCACGGAGGCCCTCGGCTCCGTCGCGCGCGTCGACGACCTCGGCGCCCGCGGCGGAGAGCGCGACGCGCAGCGCCTCGCGCGTGTCGTCGTCGTCCTCGACGAGCAGGACCTGCACTCCGTCGAGGCGGATCACGCCGGGCGCGATGCGCTCGGGCATCACGCCGTGCTCGCTCTCCGCGACGTCGGGCCTCGCGGGCAGCCGAACGACGAAGCGCGTGCCGCGATCACGACCTTCGCTCGCGACCGAGACGCTGCCCCCGTGCGCCTCGACGAGGTGCCGCACGATCG is a window encoding:
- a CDS encoding response regulator, with the protein product MSEQPSVLVVDDNRFIQESLPALLEEEGYRVTVAINGEDGFRRVCTQAIDLVITDVAMPDVDGVELIRLMRLDPFFQRVPIVAMTAYGGRRMQEAKDAGADVCFEKPIDHPLLLDTVARLTRAASR
- a CDS encoding alpha/beta fold hydrolase; this encodes MVFLPIAERLARAALRARGIRGRVIDTPVGRVNVYEGRGAGTLPPVVVVHGIGSAGAPFGPVLARLLPHVRRVVAPELPGHGFSGPPRGALTPDTLLDVMRDVLDRVIDEPVILCGNSLGGAIVLRYARDRPEKVHGLVLLSPAGARMNDDELADVRRAFHMPTTADAHAFVARVYHRTPPLTSLFASGIRARMGSPVVQGLLAGARPDQAATPEELAALAMPVTLVWGCSERLLPASDLAYFREHLPRHARIEEPDAVGHCPHFDDPALVARVILDMARQVSATPRA
- a CDS encoding Kazal-type serine protease inhibitor family protein, whose product is MTRSFVRAQLALSLAGLALAGCMMDSAAKVPADGAEPALDVASLGAADSARSIPAAPWCQLVEGELTQARPTALFTFEGGCDDTFIDLANRDGRDLFVALYEERDGRWALVARNDDCSADTFNACLSTSTRAGVRYLVMATSYSYAVRNRPAAMSFHLTVSCNGADGECVVPGEEPTAQACGSRGLPECPEGFFCAFEAGSMCGADDRGGVCARRPDACIALYDPVCGCDGHTYGNACNAASAGVSVAHDGECPAPGGEGEPCGARLGDTCDEGFYCAFAPEAICGRADATGTCAPRPDACIALYDPVCGCDGRTYGNACNAASNGVSVDHDGECARAGQGEGETCGGIAALECASGLACDYSASGCNIADVAGVCVVDEPRACTREYRPVCGCDGNTYSNDCVRRAAYVGLAHTGACR
- a CDS encoding glutathione S-transferase family protein, with the translated sequence MTIELYRFPYSCYARKVQAALELARVPFTIVDVPYLDRDVMTKVAPGYPMVPVLRHGSDVITGSREILEALVQREPAVAALVPDGREAVVWAYHDFVDSTLEIPMFQAATPGIRARFATHNERLFFTFIKERRWGAGCVDRWAREQSALLESARTMLAPTRASLRRHPFVAGETPTLADTALYGHLAMLAYADRALVASLGEEIVAFTARLQALGVAPPA
- a CDS encoding N-acyl-D-amino-acid deacylase family protein; translated protein: MAERLHVQNGTLFDGTGAPGRPADVVVEDGHIAAILPPMQRVHDARVIDASGAWISPGFVDVHTHYDAEVELLPGLPESVRHGVTTVVMGSCGLSMAVGDPVDLADMFCRVEGIPRATVKPMLERVKTWDGPAAYFDHLASLPLGPNVAALLGHSAIRAAAMGLPRSLTKGARPTEPELARMEALLGEALDAGYLGLSINTLTWDKMDGDGDLRSRPTPSVFATWSEYRRLARQLRARGRILQGVPNVSTKVNVLLFFLESLGVTRPGLKTLLITMMDAKAARLPFRAAGFMASLVNRFLGADLRFQSLPNVFDLWVDGMEAPIFEEIGAGTAALHERDDEARARLLREPAFRRRFRREWGSWLLGRAYHRDLDDTEIQECPGDRALVGKSIAQVARERGVDPIDALLDLVAEHGRALRWYTVIGNDRPEWLRWIVAHPAVLIGFSDAGAHLRNMAHYNFPLRLLRMAKDERVMPIERAIHRLTGELASWLGIDAGHIAEKARADLVVIDPEGLTSEVDRIVEVEMPGFDGLSRLVRRNDRAVRSVVVGGREVVRDGAPLETLGRERSGSLLRAG
- a CDS encoding MBL fold metallo-hydrolase, which translates into the protein MRIHHLNCVSSCPLGGWIFDGRTESIVRRGRFVCHCLLIEAGRELVLVDTGFGLRDVADPESRLSKLFLALLAPDFRDELTAIRQVERLGFEPRDVRHIVMTHLDFDHAGGLDDFPWATVHLLESERESAMAQRTWLDRQRYRPQQWSTSGSWRTYRASAGERWHGFERVLALDGVPDDVVMVPLIGHTLGHAGVAVRRGEGWLMQAGDAYFFHAEMDPKRPRCPPGLRAYQWMMEKDRRARLANQRRLRDLVARDEGVEITCSHDVREFERLSGRSAAVPRHAMRPPPHAPRGVEIAR
- a CDS encoding glycosyltransferase, whose protein sequence is MPPHDARASDVGCVAIGRNEGDRLVRCLRSLAGRVAHVVYVDSASTDGSAARARELGADVVELDLSIPFTAARARNEGFARLREIAPELRYVQFVDGDCEVVEGWLETARARLEQDRSLAVVCGRRRERFKDASVWNRIIDVEWDTPVGEASACGGDAMMRIDAFVEVGGFDGSLIAGEEPELCVRLRRAGHRIERLDAEMTLHDAAMTHVSQWWKRTVRAGHAFAEGAALHGASEQRHWVQETRRIFFWGAVVPGIAVGAAVPTLGASLALLAAYPVSASRIYKSTRARGRSRADSAAYAVSVSVGRFAELQGALKYHLGRARGRRSGLIEYK